The following is a genomic window from Niabella soli DSM 19437.
CCTTTTCATTCAGCATCGTTATCAGCGCTTCGCCGATCCCCACCTGGGTGAGCAGCTCATCTGTTTGGTAAAAAGGACTGATGGGATAGTTGTCTGCCGTTTCCTTAATAGCCTTGCGATCCGCTGCCGTAAAGGCTCTTAAAGCGTGCTGTATCTTCAAACCCAACTGGGCTAATATGGAAGCCGGTACATCCATTGGGTTCTGCGTACAGAAAAACACGCCCACCCCTTTGGAACGGATCAATTTTACAATAGTTTCCAGTTGATTCAGCAAAGCACTGCTGGCCTCATTAAAAATAAGATGGGCCTCGTCAATAAACAATACCAGCTTTGGTTTGTCGAGGTCGCCCGCTTCGGGCAGCGATGCGTATAATTCTGCCAGCAGTTGCAGCATGAACGTTGAAAATAATTTGGGCCGGTCCTGCAAGTCCGTAACCCGCACGATGGAAACCATACCCCGGCCGTCATCGCTGATACGCATCAGGTCTTCCACATCGAAGCTCCGTTCGCCAAAAAAGAGGTCGGCTCCCTGTTGTTGCAGCTCAATTACTTTACGTAGAATGGTTCCGGTAGAAGTAGTTGAAATTTTCCCATATGTTTTTTCTAATTCGGCTTTGCCCTCATCACTGACATACTGTAGTATTTTTATAAAATCTTTCAGGTCCAGTAAGGGCAGTTTGTTATCATCACAATATTTAAAGATCATCGCCACAAACCCGCCCTGGGTATCATTCAGGTCAAGAATTTTTGAGAGCAATACCGGGCCAAACTCACTCACCGTGGCGCGCAGTCGCGTTCCTTTTTCTTTGCTTATGGTAAGAAACTCTACCGGGTAGGCCCCAGGCTTAAAATCGATGCCCAGCAATTGGCTGCGTTCTTTTATTTTATCGTTTTCGGTCCCGGCGGCACCAATACCGCTCATATCCCCTTTAATATCCATCAATACTACCGGAATACTGGCGTCGCTCAAACCTTCCGCCAGCACCTGCAGGGTTTTGGTTTTGCCGGTACCGGTAGCGCCGGCAATCAGCCCGTGGCGGTTCAATGTTTTAAAAGGGATAAGGATATCGGCATCTGCAACCACTTTGCCGTCCAGCATTGCGCGCCCTATTTTATAGCTTTCTCCTTTAAAGCTATACCCATCCTGCACTGCTTTAAGGAAGTCATTTGTATCTGCCATTTTGGAAAATTTTAACTAAGATAAGGCTTAAGAAAAATAATACCATACTTTAACAAAATATTCATTTCCATTTGTCAATGGAATAAAAAGCATTAACTTTATTTGCCATCTAATAACTTAAATACCGCAACATGGAAACAAAAAAACCAAGAATATTATTGTGCGAAGATGATCCGAACCTTGGCAATGTGCTGAAGAATTACCTGGAGCTGAACGATTATGATGTTACCCTTGAGCGGGACGGCCGTTTGGGGCTGGCGGCTTTTCAGCGCGAAAAATTTGATCTGTGCCTGCTGGATGTTATGATGCCGCATATGGATGGATTTACCCTGGCTGAAGAAGTGCGTAACGTGGATCCGGATATTCCCCTGTTCTTCCTGAGCGCTAAAACCATGAAGGAAGATATTATCCAGGGCTATAAACTGGGTGCCGATGATTATATCACCAAGCCTTTTGATAGCGAAGTATTGCTTTTGAAAATTAAAGCGATCCTGAAACGCAATGAAGAGCTGAATAAAGAAACAGAGAATAAAGAATACAACCTGTCCAGCTACCATTTTAATCCCAAGCTGCGGCAACTGATCCACAGTGGTAATACGCAAACCCTTTCGCCAAAAGAAAATGAATTGCTGAAAATGCTGGCGGAGCATCTGAACGACTTACTCCCCCGGGAGCAGGCATTAAAGAAAATTTGGGGCAGCGATACTTATTTTAACGGCCGGAGTATGGACGTGTATATTGCCAAATTGCGCAAGTATCTGAAAGATGACGAAAAGATCGAGATCGTGAACATTCATGGTAACGGTTTCCGGCTGGTGGTGCAGGATTAATCATATTCGGACATAAAACAAAGAGCCCGCTCCTTTTTACACGAGCGGGTTCTTTGTTTTGCAGAACAGTAATCATTAAAATAAACAGCTTTATGAGAATACGTTCACTATTCATCGCTTTTTTGCTGGCAGCCGCTACCAACGGTATCGCCCAAACCAATACGCCCCTGGCTCAATACCCTTCCCCCATGAAGGAAACGGTACGCAGACATGAGCGTATTTCTGATGTACCCAAAGGTGCAGTATTAATGGTAGACGGCATTTTATCCAAACCCGTATTGGTGTACCTGCCCAATAAACTAAAGCGCACCGGCAAAGCCGATTTACTGATCCATTTTCATGGAAGCAATAGCCTGGTTGCTTATGCTGCCGAAAAATACAAAGGCACTCTTATTACAGCCACCGTAAACCTGGGTTCCGGATCGGGGGTGTATTCCGCAGCCTTTCTACAAGATTCCATTTTTAAAAAACTGGAAACAGCCGTATGGCAGCAGGCGGAGCAGCAATTGCATAAACCGCTCCAAAGAGGGCGGCTCATCTTAAGCGGCTTCAGCGCCGGCTATGGCGCCATCCGCAGCATTATTTCTTTCCCGGAATATTACAAAGAGGTGAACGGGGTATTACTCCTGGACGGATTGCATACCAGCTATATCCCCGAGCGAAAAGTGTTGGCCGATGGCGGCTTAATAGATTCCACAAACCTTACAATCTTTCTAAACTTTGCCAAACAGGCCGCAGACCTGTCTACCGGCAAGCGGTTTTTATTTACGCATTCTGAAATTTTTCCGGGAACATTTGCCAGCACTACGGAAACCGCGACCTATTTATTGGATCAGCTTCAGCTAAAAGCTACTCCTGTTTTAAAATGGGGGCCCGGCGGCATGCAGCAACTCAGCGAAGCCCAAAAAGGGCACCTGAAAATATTGGGATTTGCCGGCAATTCTGCCCCGGACCATATCGATCATTTCCAGGGGCTCTATTATTTTCTGAACCGTTTATATAAATAATAGCCGCACTTTCCCAAAAAGCATTAGGTTTGAATCACTATAAAACCAATATATGATCAGGACTTTACTTTGCGGTTGCGTTGCTTTTTTCTCTGTTACAACTATTCACGCGCAACCTGCCAAACCCAAAACAGAACCGGCCAAACAGGAAAAACCTGCCGAGGAAAAAAAGAATGGCTCCGCCGACCTGAACTTTAACCCCGATGCGGCAGTGACTACGAACCATACCGTTACCATCAGAGGGCAAAAGGTGGCGTATAAAGCCATTGCTGGTACCTTGCCTGTTTGGGATGAGGAGGGTAAAACGATCGCAGGGCTATTTTATACCTACTATGAACGTACCGATGTAAATAAGGCCAATCGCCCGCTGGTCATTTCTTTTAACGGCGGACCGGGCACGGCCTCTGTGTGGATGCACATCGGCTACACGGGGCCGGTATTGCTGAATATTGATGATGAAGGATACCCTGTTCAGCCCTATGGCTACAAAGAAAATCCGAATTCCATACTGGATGTGGCAGATATTGTATATGTAGACCCGGTGAATACCGGTTATTCAAGGATCGTCGGAAAAGATGTTCCTAAAACCAAATTTTTTGGAGTGAATGCCGATATTAAATACCTGGCAGATTGGATCAATACGTTTGTTTCCCGCTATAACCGCTGGGGCTCGCCCAAATACCTGATCGGCGAAAGCTACGGAACCACGCGTGTTTCCGGGCTTGCAATGGAATTGCAACAATCCCATTGGATGTACCTGAACGGCGTCGTGCTGGTGTCGCCCACTACATTGGGCATCGACCGCGGAAGCGCTACGGGAGCGGCTTTGCGGTTACCGTATTTTGCGGCTACTGCCTGGTACCATAAAAAACTGGCTGCCGAATACCAGCAAAAAGACCTGGAGGCATTCCTCCCGGAAGTGGAACAGTTTACCATGAACCAACTGCTGCCTGCTATCAACAAAGGCGGATTGTTGGATGATGCCGCTAAAAGGACCATTGCCAAACAAATGGCGGCCTACTCTGGTTTGCCGGAGCAACTTATTCTGCAAAACAACCTGGATGTATCAACAAATTTGTTCTGGAAGGAACTGCTGCGCAGTGATGGGTATACCATCGGCCGGCTGGATTCCCGTTACAAAGGCATTGATAAACGGGAGGCGGGTGAGCGGCCCGATTTTAATGCGGAGCTTACGTCCTGGCTGCATGCCTTTACTCCACCGATCAATATGTATCTGCGGAATGAATTGAATTATAAAACCGACTATCCCTATTATATGTTCGGCTCCGTTTGGCCCTGGGATAATTCGAATGATCAAACCGGGGAAAACCTGAGGAGCGCGCTGGCCATCAATCCCTACCTCCATTTGCTGGTACAATCGGGTTATTATGATGGGGCCTGCGATTATTTTAATGCGAAATATACGCTGTGGCAAATGGACCCATCCGGCCGGCTGAAAGACCGCATCAAATGGGCCGGATACCGTAGCGGGCATATGATGTACCTAAGAAAGGATGATCTGAAATCAAGCACGGATCAACTCAGGGAGTTTATTAAA
Proteins encoded in this region:
- a CDS encoding helicase HerA-like domain-containing protein produces the protein MADTNDFLKAVQDGYSFKGESYKIGRAMLDGKVVADADILIPFKTLNRHGLIAGATGTGKTKTLQVLAEGLSDASIPVVLMDIKGDMSGIGAAGTENDKIKERSQLLGIDFKPGAYPVEFLTISKEKGTRLRATVSEFGPVLLSKILDLNDTQGGFVAMIFKYCDDNKLPLLDLKDFIKILQYVSDEGKAELEKTYGKISTTSTGTILRKVIELQQQGADLFFGERSFDVEDLMRISDDGRGMVSIVRVTDLQDRPKLFSTFMLQLLAELYASLPEAGDLDKPKLVLFIDEAHLIFNEASSALLNQLETIVKLIRSKGVGVFFCTQNPMDVPASILAQLGLKIQHALRAFTAADRKAIKETADNYPISPFYQTDELLTQVGIGEALITMLNEKGIPTPLVHCMLRAPQSRMDILTDAEIDAIVAKSKIAVHYNEVIDNESAYEILTKKLSDAAEKAQEAPQPGRATASQEKSILDNPIVKSMARTAGNTIVRSLLGAIGLGGRKKSSWF
- a CDS encoding response regulator transcription factor, which encodes METKKPRILLCEDDPNLGNVLKNYLELNDYDVTLERDGRLGLAAFQREKFDLCLLDVMMPHMDGFTLAEEVRNVDPDIPLFFLSAKTMKEDIIQGYKLGADDYITKPFDSEVLLLKIKAILKRNEELNKETENKEYNLSSYHFNPKLRQLIHSGNTQTLSPKENELLKMLAEHLNDLLPREQALKKIWGSDTYFNGRSMDVYIAKLRKYLKDDEKIEIVNIHGNGFRLVVQD
- a CDS encoding S10 family peptidase, which translates into the protein MIRTLLCGCVAFFSVTTIHAQPAKPKTEPAKQEKPAEEKKNGSADLNFNPDAAVTTNHTVTIRGQKVAYKAIAGTLPVWDEEGKTIAGLFYTYYERTDVNKANRPLVISFNGGPGTASVWMHIGYTGPVLLNIDDEGYPVQPYGYKENPNSILDVADIVYVDPVNTGYSRIVGKDVPKTKFFGVNADIKYLADWINTFVSRYNRWGSPKYLIGESYGTTRVSGLAMELQQSHWMYLNGVVLVSPTTLGIDRGSATGAALRLPYFAATAWYHKKLAAEYQQKDLEAFLPEVEQFTMNQLLPAINKGGLLDDAAKRTIAKQMAAYSGLPEQLILQNNLDVSTNLFWKELLRSDGYTIGRLDSRYKGIDKREAGERPDFNAELTSWLHAFTPPINMYLRNELNYKTDYPYYMFGSVWPWDNSNDQTGENLRSALAINPYLHLLVQSGYYDGACDYFNAKYTLWQMDPSGRLKDRIKWAGYRSGHMMYLRKDDLKSSTDQLREFIKSAIPAKAAKY